The window TGATTTGCCCATCATAGACCCAATTTCCCGATCAATCCCCCTACCTCCAACCATCCCCTTTGCCTGAAGCGATAAACGTTTACCCTCATAGCTCATAACTCTTTCCTCCTTAGTAGTTTTTGACTCTCCATGGCTTTTCCCAATTAGCTTTCAAAGCAATGGATGACATTATGTTACAATATACGACTTTTTTCACCAGATAGGAGTATTAATGTATCCGATGAAGCTTCTTATGTGCTTAATGTTATTAATAACATTTCTCAATAAAAGCTGTCGGATATCTTTTAAGAGGAAAATTTTTCCATTACACTCAATTCAGGATATCAAACCGCCAATTCACTACACGCATAATCCATGAAAAATATAAAATAGATATACTGGCATAAGAAGAAAGGGAAATAATATAATCAAAATGTGGATTAAAATAATCCTTTTGGAAGATACTAAAATATGGAAAGAATCATTGGGGAGTTATCAGTTTTGTCAGCCGGAGTCCCATGGAACCCGGCATCTAGAACCTAAACATGCTCCCTCGGCTGACAGCTAAAAGGAAGGGTGTATCATGGAAGAAAGAATGAGTTCAACAAATGAACTGCAGGTGCTGGTAACAGGAGTTGCCGGTAACACGTTTGGTATTAACATCGCAAAGATTCAGGAGCTGGCATGGTATCAGGATGTTCAGCGGATCCCCCATTCCAATCCCTGTATCGAAGGAACGGTACATCTTAGGGGTGAAGCGTTTACCGTGGTGGATCTTGCAAAATATCTGGATCTTCCTGCTTCGAAAGATCCTGAACATGACTTATTGATTATTATGGGATTTAAACAGATGGGCATGGCCTTTCATGTCCATCAGGCAGATGCCATCAGCCGGATTTCGTGGGAAACCATCGAAAAGCCGGATTCGGAGCTTTATGGGGACAAAGACAACATTGTCATCGGCATAGCAAAAGCGGATGACCGTGTCATCACCCTGATCGACCTTGAGTGGATCATGCATGAAATTGCTGCGGTCTTAAGTGCGGAGGCTCAAACAAGCGAGACAGCTGATAACTACGGAAACAGCAACAGGGAATCCAGTTTTATAGGGCAAGTCCTCTGCTGTGAATAAAACGATTGGGTATAAGAAAACACCTCCCTGCACGCTGTGCAGCCAGGAGGTGTTTTGCTCTTTATAAGCACAATATTATTTCATTGTATTTATTATGGAATCCGTTACGATTTTTAACTGCTGCAGCACAGCAATCGGATCATAGTAATAAACCTGTTCAAAGGGCAATTCAATGACCCTGTTATTCTGTACTGCAGAGAGGTTTTTCCATACAGAAGTTTTTTTCATCTCTTCTACATCTTTACTTGGTTCCCCATTTGCAGTGTAAACA of the Lacrimispora indolis DSM 755 genome contains:
- a CDS encoding chemotaxis protein CheW — encoded protein: MEERMSSTNELQVLVTGVAGNTFGINIAKIQELAWYQDVQRIPHSNPCIEGTVHLRGEAFTVVDLAKYLDLPASKDPEHDLLIIMGFKQMGMAFHVHQADAISRISWETIEKPDSELYGDKDNIVIGIAKADDRVITLIDLEWIMHEIAAVLSAEAQTSETADNYGNSNRESSFIGQVLCCE